The Streptomyces sp. P9-A4 genome contains a region encoding:
- a CDS encoding DUF4178 domain-containing protein, whose translation MSGAPRSAKATATANTTGREHELLRLVPGSTVSVDGAPRTVRGAIQIRGATQRWAEYLLEAGTPSLWLAVEELADGGVRLSRWTRTTADAAGFDPLRPVLHGVPLVETERGEGDFEAAGEFGADGEGRGDGLGGLTPGRGRLDYIDFAGPGVRASLERFVPGAPGLLGIGTDLPAPGDRTDEHHA comes from the coding sequence ATGTCCGGCGCGCCACGGTCCGCGAAGGCGACCGCGACCGCGAACACGACCGGTCGGGAGCACGAACTGCTGCGCCTGGTACCGGGATCCACCGTGTCCGTCGACGGAGCACCCCGCACTGTGAGGGGCGCGATCCAGATCCGCGGCGCCACCCAGCGCTGGGCCGAGTACCTGCTCGAAGCAGGCACCCCGTCGTTGTGGCTGGCGGTCGAGGAGCTGGCCGACGGCGGCGTACGGCTCTCCCGATGGACGCGCACCACGGCGGACGCGGCGGGATTCGATCCTCTCCGGCCCGTGCTGCACGGCGTTCCCCTCGTCGAGACGGAGCGTGGCGAGGGCGACTTCGAAGCCGCAGGGGAATTCGGGGCGGACGGAGAGGGCCGAGGCGACGGTCTCGGCGGCCTCACCCCCGGCCGCGGACGGCTCGACTACATCGACTTCGCCGGCCCCGGCGTACGCGCCTCCCTGGAGCGGTTCGTCCCCGGCGCCCCCGGACTGCTCGGCATCGGAACGGATCTGCCCGCACCGGGCGACAGAACGGACGAGCACCATGCCTGA
- a CDS encoding L-serine ammonia-lyase, translated as MAISVFDLFSIGIGPSSSHTVGPMRAARMFARRLKNEGLLAHTAKVRAELYGSLGATGHGHGTPKAVLLGLEGSSPRTVNVETADDEVERIKSSGLINLLGAHEIPFDFDADLILHRRKALPYHANGMTIFAYDAEGGLVLEKTYYSVGGGFVVDEDAVAGENPIVPEDTVLKYPFRTGDELLRLAKETGLSISALMLENEKAWRTEDEIRAGLLEIWRVMQACVSRGMSREGILPGGLKVRRRAANSARKLRSEGDPAAHSMEWITLYAMAVNEENAAGGRVVTAPTNGAAGIIPAVLHYYMNFVPGADEEGIVRFMLAAGAVGMLFKENASISGAEVGCQGEVGSACSMAAGALAEVLGGTPEQVENAAEIGMEHNLGLTCDPVGGLVQIPCIERNGMAAVKAVTAAKMSMRGDGSHLVSLDKVIKTMKETGADMSVKYKETARGGLAVNIIEC; from the coding sequence GTGGCCATCTCGGTCTTCGACCTGTTCTCGATCGGCATCGGCCCTTCGAGCTCCCACACGGTGGGACCGATGCGCGCGGCCCGGATGTTCGCCCGCCGCCTCAAGAACGAGGGCCTGCTCGCGCACACCGCGAAGGTACGGGCGGAGCTGTACGGCTCCCTCGGCGCGACCGGCCACGGCCACGGCACCCCCAAGGCCGTCCTGCTCGGCCTGGAGGGCAGCTCGCCCCGCACGGTGAACGTCGAGACCGCCGACGACGAGGTCGAGCGCATCAAGTCGAGCGGCCTGATCAACCTGCTCGGCGCGCACGAGATCCCCTTCGACTTCGACGCCGATCTGATCCTGCACCGGCGCAAGGCCCTCCCGTACCACGCCAACGGGATGACGATCTTCGCGTACGACGCCGAGGGCGGCCTCGTCCTGGAGAAGACGTACTACTCGGTCGGCGGCGGCTTCGTCGTCGACGAGGACGCCGTCGCGGGCGAGAACCCGATCGTCCCCGAGGACACCGTCCTCAAGTACCCCTTCCGCACCGGCGACGAACTGCTCCGGCTCGCCAAGGAGACCGGCCTGTCGATCTCCGCGCTGATGCTGGAGAACGAGAAGGCCTGGCGCACCGAGGACGAGATCCGGGCCGGCCTGCTGGAGATCTGGCGGGTCATGCAGGCCTGCGTCTCGCGCGGCATGTCCCGCGAGGGCATCCTGCCGGGCGGCCTCAAGGTCCGCAGGCGCGCCGCGAACTCCGCCCGCAAGCTGCGCTCCGAGGGCGACCCGGCGGCGCACTCCATGGAGTGGATCACCCTCTACGCGATGGCCGTGAACGAGGAGAACGCGGCGGGCGGCCGGGTGGTCACCGCCCCGACGAACGGCGCGGCCGGCATCATCCCCGCCGTCCTGCACTACTACATGAACTTCGTGCCCGGCGCGGACGAGGAGGGCATCGTCCGCTTCATGCTGGCGGCCGGAGCGGTCGGCATGCTCTTCAAGGAGAACGCCTCCATCTCGGGCGCCGAGGTCGGCTGCCAGGGCGAGGTCGGCTCGGCCTGCTCGATGGCGGCGGGCGCGCTCGCCGAGGTCCTCGGCGGCACCCCGGAGCAGGTGGAGAACGCGGCCGAGATCGGCATGGAGCACAACCTGGGCCTGACCTGCGACCCGGTCGGCGGTCTGGTCCAGATCCCCTGCATCGAGCGCAACGGCATGGCGGCGGTCAAGGCCGTCACGGCGGCGAAGATGTCGATGCGCGGCGACGGCAGCCACCTGGTCTCCCTCGACAAGGTCATCAAGACCATGAAGGAGACGGGCGCGGACATGAGCGTCAAGTACAAGGAGACCGCGCGCGGCGGGCTCGCGGTGAACATCATCGAGTGCTAG
- the gcvH gene encoding glycine cleavage system protein GcvH — translation MSNPQQLRYTKEHEWLSDAEDGVSTVGITEFAANALGDVVYAQLPEVGDTVTAGETCGELESTKSVSDLYSPVSGEVVAANQDVVDDPSLVNTAPFEGGWLFKVRVAGEPDELLSADEYTAFSAG, via the coding sequence ATGAGCAACCCCCAGCAGCTGCGCTACACCAAGGAGCACGAGTGGCTGTCGGACGCCGAGGACGGCGTCTCGACCGTCGGCATCACGGAGTTCGCCGCCAACGCGCTCGGTGACGTCGTCTACGCCCAGCTCCCCGAGGTCGGTGACACCGTCACCGCGGGCGAGACCTGCGGCGAGCTGGAGTCGACGAAGTCCGTGAGCGACCTGTACTCCCCCGTCTCGGGTGAGGTCGTCGCCGCCAACCAGGACGTGGTGGACGACCCGTCGCTGGTGAACACGGCTCCGTTCGAGGGTGGCTGGCTGTTCAAGGTACGTGTCGCGGGCGAGCCGGACGAGCTGCTCTCCGCCGACGAGTACACCGCGTTCTCCGCCGGCTGA
- the gcvT gene encoding glycine cleavage system aminomethyltransferase GcvT, whose protein sequence is MSTAPRLTALDALHRSLGATMTDFAGWDMPLRYGSERDEHVAVRTKAGLFDLSHMGEITVAGPQAVALLDHALVGNISTVGVGRARYTMICREDGGILDDLIVYRLGETEYMVVANASNAQIVLDALVARSGGFDAEVRDDRDAYALIAVQGPESPGILKSLTDADLDGLKYYAGLPGTVAGVPALIARTGYTGEDGFELFLKPEHAEGVWKALTEAGAPVGLIPCGLSCRDTLRLEAGMPLYGHELTTGLTPFDAGLGRVVKFEKTTNEGRFVGREALEKAAERAETAPPRKLVGLIAEGRRVPRAGFSVVKDGVVIGEVTSGAPSPTLGKPIAIAYVDAAHATPGTEGVGVDIRGTHEPYEVVALPFYKRQK, encoded by the coding sequence ATGAGCACTGCCCCCCGTCTGACCGCCCTCGATGCCCTGCATCGTTCCCTGGGCGCGACCATGACCGACTTCGCGGGCTGGGACATGCCGCTCCGGTACGGCAGCGAGCGCGACGAGCACGTCGCCGTCCGCACCAAGGCCGGTCTCTTCGACCTCTCGCACATGGGCGAGATCACCGTCGCCGGGCCGCAGGCCGTCGCGCTCCTCGACCACGCCCTGGTCGGCAACATCTCGACGGTGGGCGTCGGCCGCGCCCGCTACACGATGATCTGCCGGGAGGACGGCGGCATCCTCGACGACCTGATCGTCTACCGCCTCGGCGAGACCGAGTACATGGTCGTCGCCAACGCCTCCAACGCCCAGATCGTCCTGGACGCGCTCGTCGCCCGCTCCGGCGGCTTCGACGCCGAGGTCCGCGACGACCGCGACGCGTACGCCCTGATCGCCGTCCAGGGCCCGGAGTCCCCCGGCATCCTCAAGTCGCTCACCGACGCCGACCTGGACGGTCTCAAGTACTACGCCGGCCTGCCGGGCACCGTCGCGGGCGTGCCCGCGCTGATCGCCCGTACCGGCTACACCGGCGAGGACGGCTTCGAGCTGTTCCTCAAGCCCGAGCACGCCGAGGGCGTCTGGAAGGCGCTGACCGAGGCGGGCGCCCCGGTCGGTCTGATCCCCTGTGGTCTGTCCTGCCGTGACACGCTCCGCCTGGAGGCGGGCATGCCGCTGTACGGCCACGAGCTGACCACCGGCCTCACCCCCTTCGACGCGGGCCTCGGCCGGGTCGTGAAGTTCGAGAAGACGACGAACGAGGGCCGCTTCGTCGGCCGCGAGGCGCTGGAGAAGGCCGCCGAGCGCGCCGAGACCGCCCCGCCCCGCAAGCTCGTCGGCCTGATCGCCGAGGGCCGCCGCGTCCCGCGCGCCGGCTTCTCCGTCGTCAAGGACGGCGTGGTGATCGGCGAGGTGACCTCCGGCGCCCCGTCCCCGACGCTCGGCAAGCCGATCGCCATCGCGTACGTGGACGCGGCGCACGCCACGCCCGGCACCGAGGGTGTAGGTGTGGACATCCGTGGCACCCACGAGCCCTACGAGGTCGTGGCGCTGCCGTTCTACAAGCGCCAGAAGTGA
- a CDS encoding SIS domain-containing protein, translating to MSDIAAQPALHRMIHAQADAVERMAEIDLTAPAEKLAGARRVFLVGTGTSRHAAELGVMMLADAGVDARWASAAQFARWGTRLSPDDAVVVITHTAETAFALRCREQVLAAGARLVSLTGIGSGWPDAIETVEREQSETYTVSYTAALAVLAGLAHRLGAAQYGPQELRRTAAAVRAAYEETAVHRIALPARVLAVIGAGPWAVTAREGALKIREASRTLAEGFEAEHYLHGSAVPFGTADGLLLLEPAADPDGLVAALGAAAEQEGIAVSTLRAPEGGLPPVLAQLPMTVRLQLLAARFADVRQQNPDVAIVGAWAEQELWTLGAPTG from the coding sequence ATGTCCGACATCGCAGCACAGCCCGCACTGCACCGCATGATCCACGCCCAGGCCGACGCGGTGGAGCGGATGGCCGAGATCGACCTGACCGCCCCCGCCGAGAAGCTGGCGGGAGCCCGCCGCGTCTTTCTCGTCGGTACCGGCACCAGCCGGCACGCGGCCGAGCTGGGCGTGATGATGCTGGCCGACGCGGGCGTGGACGCTCGCTGGGCCTCCGCGGCCCAGTTCGCCCGCTGGGGCACGCGGCTGAGCCCGGATGACGCCGTGGTCGTCATCACCCACACCGCCGAGACGGCGTTCGCGCTGCGCTGCCGCGAGCAGGTGCTGGCCGCCGGAGCGCGCCTGGTCTCCCTGACCGGCATCGGCAGCGGCTGGCCCGACGCGATCGAGACCGTGGAACGTGAGCAGTCCGAGACGTACACCGTCAGCTACACGGCCGCCCTCGCGGTCCTCGCCGGCCTTGCCCACCGGCTGGGCGCCGCGCAGTACGGACCCCAGGAGCTCCGGCGCACCGCGGCGGCCGTCCGCGCGGCGTACGAGGAGACGGCCGTCCACCGGATCGCGCTGCCCGCCCGTGTGCTGGCCGTCATCGGCGCCGGTCCCTGGGCCGTCACCGCTCGCGAGGGCGCGTTGAAGATCCGGGAGGCGTCCCGCACCCTCGCCGAGGGCTTCGAGGCGGAGCACTACCTCCACGGCTCGGCCGTCCCCTTCGGCACGGCGGACGGGCTCCTGCTGCTGGAACCCGCCGCGGACCCCGACGGACTGGTCGCCGCGCTCGGTGCGGCCGCCGAGCAGGAGGGCATCGCCGTGAGCACACTGCGGGCCCCCGAGGGCGGTCTCCCGCCCGTCCTGGCCCAGCTGCCCATGACCGTACGCCTGCAACTGCTGGCCGCCCGCTTCGCCGACGTACGGCAGCAGAACCCCGACGTGGCCATCGTCGGGGCCTGGGCCGAGCAGGAGCTGTGGACGCTGGGCGCACCCACCGGCTGA
- the glyA gene encoding serine hydroxymethyltransferase produces the protein MSLLNTPLHELDPDVAAAVDAELRRQQSTLEMIASENFAPVAVMEAQGSVLTNKYAEGYPGRRYYGGCEHVDVAEQIAIDRIKDLFGAEYANVQPHSGASANQAALFAIAQPGDTILGLDLAHGGHLTHGMRLNFSGKQFNVVAYHVDEAGLVDMAEVERLAKEHRPKVIIAGWSAYPRQLDFAEFRRIADEVEAYLWVDMAHFAGLVAAGLHPNPVPYADVVTSTTHKTLGGPRGGIILAKKEFAKKLNSSVFPGFQGGPLEHVIAAKAVSFKVAASEEFKERQQRTLDGARLLAERLVQDDVTEHGVSVLSGGTDVHLVLVDLRNSELDGQQAEDRLHEVGITVNRNAVPNDPRPPMVTSGLRIGTPALATRGFGTEDFTEVADIIAETLKPGFDAEKAESLKARVTALADKHPLYPGL, from the coding sequence ATGTCGCTTCTGAACACTCCCCTCCACGAGCTGGACCCCGACGTCGCCGCCGCGGTCGACGCCGAGCTCCGCCGTCAGCAGTCCACCCTCGAGATGATCGCCTCGGAGAACTTCGCTCCGGTCGCGGTCATGGAGGCGCAGGGCTCCGTCCTCACCAACAAGTACGCCGAGGGCTACCCGGGCCGCCGCTACTACGGCGGCTGCGAGCACGTCGACGTGGCCGAGCAGATCGCGATCGACCGGATCAAGGACCTGTTCGGCGCCGAGTACGCCAACGTCCAGCCGCACTCGGGCGCCTCCGCGAACCAGGCCGCCCTGTTCGCGATCGCCCAGCCGGGCGACACGATCCTGGGTCTGGACCTGGCGCACGGCGGTCACCTCACCCACGGCATGCGCCTGAACTTCTCGGGCAAGCAGTTCAACGTGGTCGCGTACCACGTCGACGAGGCCGGTCTGGTCGACATGGCCGAGGTCGAGCGCCTCGCCAAGGAGCACCGCCCGAAGGTGATCATCGCGGGCTGGTCCGCCTACCCGCGCCAGCTGGACTTCGCCGAGTTCCGCCGGATCGCCGACGAGGTCGAGGCCTACCTGTGGGTCGACATGGCCCACTTCGCGGGCCTGGTCGCCGCCGGTCTGCACCCGAACCCGGTCCCGTACGCGGACGTGGTGACCTCCACCACCCACAAGACGCTCGGCGGCCCCCGCGGCGGCATCATCCTCGCGAAGAAGGAATTCGCGAAGAAGCTGAACTCCTCGGTCTTCCCCGGTTTCCAGGGCGGCCCGCTGGAGCACGTGATCGCGGCCAAGGCCGTCTCCTTCAAGGTCGCGGCCTCGGAGGAGTTCAAGGAGCGCCAGCAGCGCACCCTGGACGGCGCCCGTCTGCTGGCCGAGCGCCTGGTCCAGGACGACGTCACCGAGCACGGTGTCTCCGTCCTGTCCGGCGGCACGGACGTGCACCTGGTCCTGGTGGACCTGCGGAACTCCGAGCTGGACGGCCAGCAGGCCGAGGACCGTCTCCACGAGGTCGGCATCACGGTCAACCGGAACGCCGTTCCGAACGACCCGCGCCCGCCGATGGTCACCTCGGGTCTGCGCATCGGCACGCCGGCGCTCGCGACCCGCGGCTTCGGCACCGAGGACTTCACCGAGGTCGCCGACATCATCGCGGAGACCCTGAAGCCCGGCTTCGACGCCGAGAAGGCCGAGTCCCTCAAGGCCCGGGTGACCGCGCTGGCGGACAAGCACCCGCTGTACCCCGGCCTGTAG
- a CDS encoding class I SAM-dependent methyltransferase has translation MPDDSPASWLDTFFTSVYTDSDLELRDAATTEAMVRCVSAALGPAPGAALMDLACGTGRHSVPLAAAGYRVTGVDLMPDYLDEARARARRAGQQVDFVQADMRNLEALPSGSFDAVVSLHTSFGFFDTDEENLAVLAQIRQVLAPGGKLLIDVMNRDWFLSQSGESFGVEPHDFVVRNFDSSSGTTYLYEERFAPLTSRVRWHIRSVENAPANNGRERTVTADYRVYSAHELAALLTRAGFEILGLHGDYDLAPFHVHSPHLILTATTTPREN, from the coding sequence ATGCCTGATGACAGCCCGGCCAGTTGGCTGGACACCTTCTTCACCAGCGTCTACACGGACTCCGACCTCGAACTGCGCGACGCCGCGACCACTGAGGCCATGGTCCGCTGTGTCTCAGCCGCGCTCGGCCCGGCTCCCGGCGCGGCCCTCATGGATCTGGCCTGCGGCACCGGGCGGCACAGCGTCCCGCTCGCCGCGGCGGGGTACCGCGTCACCGGCGTCGACCTGATGCCGGACTACCTCGACGAGGCCCGCGCCCGCGCCCGCCGCGCGGGGCAGCAGGTCGACTTCGTACAGGCCGACATGAGGAACCTCGAAGCCCTCCCGTCGGGCTCCTTCGACGCGGTCGTCAGCCTGCACACCAGTTTCGGCTTCTTCGACACCGACGAGGAGAACCTCGCCGTCCTCGCCCAGATCCGCCAGGTCCTCGCCCCGGGCGGAAAGCTGCTCATCGACGTGATGAACCGTGACTGGTTCCTGAGCCAGAGCGGGGAGTCGTTCGGAGTGGAGCCGCACGATTTCGTCGTCCGCAACTTCGACTCCAGCTCCGGTACCACCTACCTCTACGAGGAGCGGTTCGCCCCGCTGACCAGCAGAGTCCGGTGGCACATCCGCTCCGTCGAGAACGCCCCGGCGAACAACGGCCGGGAACGGACCGTGACCGCCGACTACCGCGTCTACAGCGCGCATGAGCTCGCCGCCCTGCTGACCCGCGCGGGCTTCGAGATCCTCGGTCTCCACGGCGACTACGACCTCGCCCCGTTCCATGTGCACTCACCGCACCTCATCCTCACCGCCACCACCACTCCTCGGGAGAACTGA
- a CDS encoding KGGVGR-motif variant AAA ATPase yields the protein MSLFPDPVRFDTARPLALEVARDVAATGVDVLVVRDLLGQVSLLLDDRDQRPDEAKLSEWRSRLTTSLERYASNRPVVLGSALFQPAALFDSPRVVDESSYLAAPGQGCIRWLESTVVGEDWSRVRQTPEATGARTPRVTLYGFKGGVGRSTATAMLAKHLADRGNRVLVVDLDLESPGSGPLLLSEEATPRFGLIDQLVESAVSNTADLDLVAQASSYDAKVGEIWVSPARGKGAPGVSYSYVEKLNRIYADVPTKNGAGFADRLEEAIAACEEEVTRMSGPPDVILLDSRAGIHDIAAVAISRLCDIALLFGTDNTHTWNGYRDLFTAWRDAGQARAVRDRLRMVASMVPDSAERPMDAYLDSFREHAWSCFSVLYDDVPSGENLDDYPSAYNPSPEDDSAPHSPLPILFTLELVGLDAISTPGWSDRSFVRAAYDSFLDTATHLIFPERP from the coding sequence GTGAGCCTCTTTCCGGACCCGGTCCGCTTTGACACAGCCCGACCGCTCGCCCTGGAGGTCGCCCGTGACGTCGCCGCGACCGGCGTAGATGTCCTGGTAGTGCGGGATCTCCTCGGCCAAGTCTCCCTGCTTCTAGATGATAGGGACCAGCGGCCCGACGAAGCGAAGCTCAGTGAGTGGCGGAGTCGCCTTACCACCTCCCTCGAGCGGTACGCCTCAAATCGGCCAGTGGTGCTCGGCTCCGCGCTCTTCCAGCCGGCCGCTCTCTTCGACTCTCCCCGCGTCGTAGATGAGTCCAGCTACCTTGCCGCTCCTGGGCAAGGGTGCATCAGGTGGCTCGAGAGCACAGTCGTCGGTGAGGACTGGTCCCGGGTACGCCAGACTCCCGAGGCAACTGGGGCACGTACTCCGCGAGTCACGCTCTACGGATTCAAGGGGGGTGTCGGCCGCTCCACTGCGACCGCCATGCTCGCGAAGCACCTAGCCGACCGCGGCAATCGTGTCCTCGTAGTCGATCTCGACCTGGAGTCGCCTGGCTCCGGCCCGCTACTTCTCTCTGAGGAGGCAACTCCCCGGTTCGGCCTTATCGACCAGCTCGTGGAGTCAGCGGTCAGCAACACGGCAGATCTGGATCTTGTTGCCCAAGCATCCAGCTACGACGCCAAGGTCGGCGAGATCTGGGTTTCCCCAGCTCGGGGAAAAGGAGCGCCAGGAGTTTCCTACTCATACGTCGAGAAGCTGAACAGGATCTACGCCGACGTTCCCACCAAAAACGGAGCTGGATTCGCAGATCGTTTGGAAGAGGCCATTGCGGCGTGCGAGGAGGAGGTTACACGTATGAGCGGTCCGCCTGACGTCATCTTGCTCGACAGTCGAGCAGGCATCCATGACATCGCCGCAGTCGCGATCTCTCGACTCTGTGACATCGCCCTGCTCTTCGGAACGGACAATACTCACACCTGGAACGGATATCGCGATCTTTTCACAGCCTGGCGCGACGCCGGGCAGGCGCGAGCCGTGAGGGACAGGCTACGCATGGTCGCATCCATGGTGCCAGACTCCGCCGAACGACCGATGGACGCTTACCTGGATTCGTTTCGGGAACACGCATGGTCCTGCTTCTCCGTTCTCTACGACGATGTCCCGTCCGGGGAGAACCTTGACGACTACCCTTCGGCCTACAACCCAAGCCCCGAGGACGATTCAGCTCCGCACTCGCCCCTCCCAATCCTCTTCACCCTAGAACTCGTCGGACTTGATGCGATCAGCACCCCCGGCTGGTCCGATCGTTCCTTTGTGAGAGCCGCGTACGATTCCTTCCTGGACACTGCCACTCACCTGATCTTTCCCGAAAGGCCCTGA